The genomic segment CGGTTATCATTTTTCTGCAATTTAGCGTCCCGATGGGATCAGGGATTTACCGATGCGTTGGCTTTGTATGGATTAGAGTAAAATAAGAGCATAAATAGTATACGTGTGGCAGTACCGCTGTTTACGGCGGCCGGTCAGGTCTTATCTGATGACAGGGGTTTGGCATCTAAATCTAAGGAAACTGTCCAAAAACTGATTCGCGATCCGCGTAAGCGGATACGATAAATTATTTCTTTACAGAAAAAGCCGGTAGGCTTTCAAGTTTTTGGACAGCCCCTATATTTTCAAAAGGATGTTATTTTGTAATTTTGGTGATCTTCACTGTCCATTCGCCGCCGTATTCGATTTTATGCACGGCTGCGAAATTATCCATATTTAATGCCATCGATAAGCAATCGAGGCTATTGTAATACAGCAGCGGCTTTCCATCGGGAACATCACCGAAACTGTTCACATACGGCATAGAGCCGGTGTATACTTGTTTTCCGTTATTGAATACCGTTACCTGTACGACATCATTGACGGCTAATTTTAATGCATCCGCTGTTTCACGGCTGATATTTGTCCACACATTTCCATACTGCACATCGAGGGCAGGGATAGTGCCTAACAGTGAACCGTTATCAAAACGAGGCTTTTCGTAAGAAATACGGACAATCTCTTTTTTTGTGGCTCCTACCTGTTCAAAACTGATAATTCCTCCTGCGAGCCGTGCGCCGGTAAAGGCATATACATCGCGACCGTGGAAGGTGTAGCTCTTTTCTGAGTTTTTTCGGCGGTTTACCGCTTCATCGATTAAACGAACTTCAGCAATTCCCAACCGATCTGCAACCAGTGTAAGTGTTCCATTGTCAGGGGTAACAATATAGTGACCTGTCTTAGTCTTTAAGACAACCGAATCGCGGTCGGTACCGACACCGGGATCAACTACCGATACAAAAACCGTACCTGCCGGCCAGTATTCTACTGTCTGAAAGAGCCGATACGCTGCATCCCAGATACTGTAAGCCGGTATTTCGTGGGTAAGATCATACAGCGGAATCGCAGATGATTGCGTAAAAGCGACACCCTTCATTGCGGAAACTGCGCCGTCCTTTAATCCGAAGTCCGTCTGAAATACCAACGGCCGAGAATTTCGGGGCATTCCCGCGCAGCCGGAAATACCGATTGCGATTATCAGCATACCCGCTGCAGCCAAACCGAATAACCTTTTATTGCACATAATTCCTCCTATAAAACCAACTTTGCTTTTGCAAACTTGGTCTCATTAACTGGTGGATAAGGATGTCCATCAGTTAATGAGGGCTTTTAAAACTCATCAAAAGAAACATCTTCCTGTTTTACAGGTGTATCGCTTCCTTCGGGGGCGTTTTCTATGTTTTTAACGGCCGATGTATTTGAATCAAATTCATCGTATTTGTCATAGGCGGCTTTTAATTCTTCTACAAGTTGTAAAAGCGCTTTTTCGTCCAATGCTTTTAAGACATCCTGACATTGTGCGGGTGAAATTGCAATTCGCACCGCAGGGCAGTTAGCACCGTCGCTCGCTTGCGTTGTCGCATTGGCAAGAATGAAATACGGTCGTTGCGGAGTAATAAACTGATAATCGAACCGCAAAGTAGGGTGCGTTTCATGTGCTCCGCCGAACAATCCCCATGTCATTAAAACATCAGTCTTTCCAAATGCTCCTTTTTTCTTCGCGCCTTCTGGAGTCAGTGTTTTATTGGCAAAGGCCGTGAGGTATTGTTCAATAGCATCCCGTAGAAGTGCGCGCTCTTTCTTTTTTAAGGAAATCCAAATGTTATCGCCCATCATCTTATGATGAAACTTAACAGTGTTGGTTGACGGTTCAAAAACAAAGCTGATATCGCGCGGCAGTAAATCGTTGGAATAACGTTTTACTATGTTAAGATGCAGTACACCTAACGACTGCACCGGATAATTGCCGAGGAAGTCGGGATCTTGCTTTTTTGACGTAGAGGCACAGGCACCGCTCAAAAGGACAATACCGAGCGTTGCAATCAATAAACACAGGGGTATAAGACGTTTCATAATAACTCCTATAAAAACTTGAGCTAAAAACTACGCCGACGATTATGTTTGACAGTACTTTTTAGCATATCTTTTTATCCCGCATTGTACGGAAAACATCCTCTTAATGCAAGGTCTTTGCATCGATGTCACAGGGCAACCGCATTATAAAATATTTTCAGAGGTTGCCTTCCTTCTGTGCGAAATTTCATAGGTATAAGGTGAGCGTCTACAATGGCGCCGCTCACCTTAACCGTCAAGTTTTCTTTCGAAAACTTGCGTATTGATGTGTGCGCTTTTCGCGCACGAATGCAACAGTTTCCAAAATTCATATTTTGTTCAACTGTTGCATTTTAAGGAAATAAAATTTCGCACATTTGTCCAGCAGACGGGTAAACGCATCAGGTGAGTAGGTAAAAACCGTGGAAAAATTGAGACTGTGAGACCATTTGAACCATCTTCAACTGTTGTACATCCGTGTACAACAGTTGAAGGCGAGTTTTGTGCGTGCACAAAACATCGCTGCTGTATGGAACTACTGCCATCCTTGGCAGTTCTGGTCGAATAGTCTCAATTTTTCCACGGGGGTGTTAAAAAACGACCTGATGCGTTTACCCTGATCGATGTCAACCGCAGCGGAGATATTGTAAAAAGAGTGAATATCATTATGTGCAGCAAGCTCGGAGTTTTTCCATAAAACGTTTTTTATTGACGATTGCCCGCACATGGGTACCGCTGCCGATAATTCCCCTATCGTTTGATACTTCCGCTTTAAAAGTTAAGAATTTTCCATTCTCACTGATGTCTATCAGTTCGGTATGGACATACACTTTCATCCCTTCAAGGGTTGCCGCGGTATGTTGAATGTCAACTTTTACGCCGACCATCGTATATCCTTCTTCTAAGAACGGAAGTACACTGAGTGCTGCAGTCCGTTCAATTTTTAAAACCATGTTCGGCGTCGAAAACACCTCAAGGGTATCGTCACCGTCTTGACTTGCCAACATTTCTTTTGTAACGGTAAAGCAAGTATCTCCTTTAATTCCGACTTTCATATCAACCTCCTACACCTACTACTTTATTGCACCGGCGGTCATTCCCTTGATAAAATACTTACTCATAAATAAATAGAGAATCAGCATCGGGAGGATGGCTACGGTTAATCCGGTAAAGAGGAGCGTCCAGTTGGTACTGTGCTGCCCGAAAAAGGTACTGAGACCGACCGGCAGGGTTTTCAGACTTCTATTATGTAAAAAGACGAGTGGAAAAAAGAAGTCGTTCCAAATAGGAACTGCATTGTAGATGGTTACCAACGCAATTCCGGGCGCAATCACCGGCATCATAATTTTGCTGTAAATACTAAAATCATTGCATCCGTCGATCCGTGCGGCATATTCGAGGTCTGCCGGAATAGCCTTAAAAAAACCTGACAGGATAAATATTGTTGAAGGAATACCCATTGCAGTAAAAAT from the Treponema medium genome contains:
- a CDS encoding SAM hydrolase/SAM-dependent halogenase family protein; translation: MCNKRLFGLAAAGMLIIAIGISGCAGMPRNSRPLVFQTDFGLKDGAVSAMKGVAFTQSSAIPLYDLTHEIPAYSIWDAAYRLFQTVEYWPAGTVFVSVVDPGVGTDRDSVVLKTKTGHYIVTPDNGTLTLVADRLGIAEVRLIDEAVNRRKNSEKSYTFHGRDVYAFTGARLAGGIISFEQVGATKKEIVRISYEKPRFDNGSLLGTIPALDVQYGNVWTNISRETADALKLAVNDVVQVTVFNNGKQVYTGSMPYVNSFGDVPDGKPLLYYNSLDCLSMALNMDNFAAVHKIEYGGEWTVKITKITK
- a CDS encoding thioesterase family protein, which gives rise to MKVGIKGDTCFTVTKEMLASQDGDDTLEVFSTPNMVLKIERTAALSVLPFLEEGYTMVGVKVDIQHTAATLEGMKVYVHTELIDISENGKFLTFKAEVSNDRGIIGSGTHVRAIVNKKRFMEKLRACCT